The DNA sequence CTGGGTAGCGTAATAAATCTTTAATGTTTTACCTTTTAAACTCGGTGGATTACTTTGAGCATAGGTTAAATTAATAATGTTATTTAATGTCGAAGTGCTAAACCATTTTTTATGCTCCTGACCTACCTGTTCTATTAACATCAGTAATTTACTTATCCCTTGCCTGGTAATAGCCGAAGTAAATATCGACGGGAGATGAGAGAGATAAGGTATCTTCTTTTGAACATATTTTTTATATTCATCCATTTTGGGACGAGTTTTATCTATGGCTAAGTCCCATTTATTGATAACGATAATTCCCGAACAGCCAACCGATTCCATCTCGGTAGTAATCTTTTTATCCTGTGTCGAAACCCCTTCTATGGCATCAATCACAAGCAAGACGACATCTGCCCTTTTAATGCTTTTAATCGCCCGCACAACGCTATAATATTCTAATTCCTGTCGGACCTTACTTTTCTTCCGAATTCCAGCTGTATCGATAAACAAAAAAGGTATATTTCCTTTTTTAAATAAGGTATCAATGGCATCCCTTGTTGTGCCAGGGACATCATCAACAATTGCCCTTTCCTGTCCTAAAATAGCATTTAAAATAGAAGATTTACCTACATTTGGCTTACCGATAATAGCAACTGATACAGGTTGGGTTTTTTCCACTTCCCGCTGGTAAGGTAAAAGATAGGTTATTATTTTATCTAATAATGTATTGATATTTTTACCGTGCAAGGCAGAAATAGGAATAGGTTCACCCAGCCCTAATCTATAAAAATCGGCTAACAAGACCTCATTCAAATTATCTAATTTATTTATAACTAAGAGGGTATTTTTTTGTGTTTTTAATAACAGGTGGGAAATTGTGGTGTCCTGCCAGATAAGTCCATCTTTTGCATCACATAGAAATAATATCAAATCCGCCTCAGCAATCGCCACATCTACTTGTTTTTTTATTAATGTCTGGAATTTTTCTTCTAATGGCGAGCCAATGCCACCAGTATCAATTAGTGTCCATTCAATTCCTTCCCAATCGACATTGCCATAATTTCTATCTCTGGTAACCCCGGGGGTGGCGTCAACTATTGCTTTTTTTTGCTGAATTAATCGATTAAAAAGGGTTGATTTCCCGACATTAGGTCTGCCAACAATTGCTACGACTGGTTTATTCATAACACGGTAATGATACTACATTATTTTCTGCTTGTCAACAAAATTTCCAATTGACAATATTTCTTAAATATGATATTCTGATTAACAATGGATAAGAGATTAAAAGTCGGTGTAGTTGGTAGTGGGCATATGGGTAGTTACCATGTGCGACTTTATAGTGAGTTATTAAATGTTGAGTTAGTGGGGGTTGCGGATATTAATGAAAAGCAGGTTAATCAAGTCGCCAGCCAGTATAATACTACACCGTTCACTGATTATACAAAATTATATGACAAAGTTGAGGCAGTAAGCATTGCTGTGCCAACAAGTGCTCATTATCGAGTTGGGAAGGATTTTTTAGAAGCAGGAATCCCTGTCCTCATCGAAAAACCTATCACTAATAATCTAACAGAGGCTAAGGAATTGATAGAATTAGCCAGAGAAAAAAACATAATTCTCCAGGTAGGGCATGTAGAACGATTTAATACCGCAGTTTTGGAATTGAAGAAGATTGTTAAAGACCCAATTTTTATAGAATGTAGGCGGCTTGGACCTTATAACAGACGAATAAATGACACGGGCGTAGTCTTAGATTTGCTTATTCACGATATTGATATTGTCCTGGGTTTAGTTAATTCACCAATTAATGAAATAAATCTTGCGGCTAAATCTATCTATTCTGAATATGAAGACATTGCTAATGTTCAAATTATCTTTGACAATGGTTGTATTGCTACCTTAACGGCCTCAAGGGTAACTGAAGATAAGATTAGAACATTAGCCGTCACTCAACCAGATGCTTATGTTGTCTTAGATTATGCCGAGCAAGAGCTGGATATTTATCGCCAGGGAACTTCAGAATACATCATTACCCGAGAAGCGGTTGGCTATAAACAAGAATCATTTATTGAGAAAATCTTTGTCCATAAGGATAACCCATTAAAATTAGAATTGGTACATTTTGTTGATTGTGTATTAGACAAAACCGTGCCGATGACCCCTTTAGATGCCGAATTAAAGGCATTAGAGGTAACTTTACAAATTCAGGATAAATTAAAATTATAACGATGGAAATAACCTATTCTCCATTCTCTCACGGTGGAAATATCTATAGATTTGGGAAAGATGTAATTGACTTTAGTGCTAATATCAATCCTTGTGGATTCTCATCTCAAGTAAAAAAGACGATTTATAAGAATCTGGATAAAATCATTCACTATCCTGATACAGAGGCAAAGATTACCACCCAAAAGATTGCCAGATTCTGGCAGATAAAGGAAGATAATATCCTTGTGGGAAATGGCTCAGTTGAACTTATTTATCTTATTGCCTTAACCTATAAACCAAAAACCGCTATTATCCCTCAACCCACTTTTTGTGAGTATGAACGAGCATTAAAAACGGTCAATTCTAATATTAGATTTGACCAACTTCAAGAAAAAGAAGGATTTAGGCTGAATTTATCCTCTCTGTCTGAGGCAGAGATTCTTTTTGTTTGCAATCCGAATA is a window from the bacterium genome containing:
- the der gene encoding ribosome biogenesis GTPase Der yields the protein MNKPVVAIVGRPNVGKSTLFNRLIQQKKAIVDATPGVTRDRNYGNVDWEGIEWTLIDTGGIGSPLEEKFQTLIKKQVDVAIAEADLILFLCDAKDGLIWQDTTISHLLLKTQKNTLLVINKLDNLNEVLLADFYRLGLGEPIPISALHGKNINTLLDKIITYLLPYQREVEKTQPVSVAIIGKPNVGKSSILNAILGQERAIVDDVPGTTRDAIDTLFKKGNIPFLFIDTAGIRKKSKVRQELEYYSVVRAIKSIKRADVVLLVIDAIEGVSTQDKKITTEMESVGCSGIIVINKWDLAIDKTRPKMDEYKKYVQKKIPYLSHLPSIFTSAITRQGISKLLMLIEQVGQEHKKWFSTSTLNNIINLTYAQSNPPSLKGKTLKIYYATQIATSPPTFILFVNHPGLVSPAYLRYLQTQIRQRLDLKATPIHLKFKKRPH
- a CDS encoding Gfo/Idh/MocA family oxidoreductase, which translates into the protein MDKRLKVGVVGSGHMGSYHVRLYSELLNVELVGVADINEKQVNQVASQYNTTPFTDYTKLYDKVEAVSIAVPTSAHYRVGKDFLEAGIPVLIEKPITNNLTEAKELIELAREKNIILQVGHVERFNTAVLELKKIVKDPIFIECRRLGPYNRRINDTGVVLDLLIHDIDIVLGLVNSPINEINLAAKSIYSEYEDIANVQIIFDNGCIATLTASRVTEDKIRTLAVTQPDAYVVLDYAEQELDIYRQGTSEYIITREAVGYKQESFIEKIFVHKDNPLKLELVHFVDCVLDKTVPMTPLDAELKALEVTLQIQDKLKL